Below is a window of Malus domestica chromosome 13, GDT2T_hap1 DNA.
TACCTAAAAAGATAAAGACAATTCAGTAAGGCAAATCAATATGCAAGGTTGATGGAAAGGAGGAAAATGGAACAGGTACCTTGAGGATGAGGGGCCGAGGCCTTCTTAGGCCGGTCACCGAAGAGTCTGCTAAGCACATCTTCGACCGGCGCACCAAAGAATTCCTGGGTGTATTTCTCCCACCACTCACCAAAGGTGTCGGTGCAATGGGTTTCCGGGGTGGCtggtcgaaggcggaatttttggCAGCGCTCTTGGAACTCCCTCACGGCGGTTCTACACTCCTTCTCAGAGGAACGAGGTTCGCGTCCACGGCTTAGGACCGTTCGGGAGGAAAGAAGGGGGATAGGGCAGCCCTGAAGGTAGCCAAGCTGACGggcaaggaagttcggatgatatacttcccaacctgaccgtttcccatcacagccgagagggaggtcgcgagcaagcacaaacgacccccaggtCTGACGAAGATCGGCGTCGTCCTCCGCGCTCCATGGGGAGGTAGGCAGCCTGATGGAGGAAGGAtagtctcgacgacgacatattaggaactcgtcgttggagaagtcgtcgagagcaaagaggtaccgaaatacctcttcggcttgatggggaggtgtcggtcgagaggccagttgaggcccaagcgcctctgttggtgagaattcagctatggccggccgaagggaggcgaagtatacctgcaaccagagttggaagacccagagaggaCCATTCTGGTGCGGGTCGACCTTGTGGAGGGTCGCCTCGGCAAGGCAGCGGAAAAGTTGGGCGAGAATGTTGGAACTCAGCGCCAAaacgtgaccactagccagggcttcggctaccggcatgttctctaccaaacacttgtttgacttggtacaacaaatgtatttgttgtaccagtagaagaggaaggcttcatgctctccctctcgcaggtcctcttctcctcggccggcgaagtggagatagagggtgttgtaattacagaagttcttgtggagcttctgaatATCTTCCTTCGACGGGATATGACCGTCACGGTTCAAGGTCTCGGAGGCCCGACGGTCGAAGAGCGTTTTCAAGTCGATATTCGACGGATGCCCAGAGAGGGTCGCGTCGACAGGGATCCCGGTCGCCGAAGTTCCCAGAATGGCAGTGAGATCCAGGATGGTAGGACCAATGGGACCCAGAGGAAGGACcattgtgttggtggccgagcaccagaagcacagGGCGGCTTGGAGAAGCTCCTTGTCAGGGACGATTTCCATAGACGaaaggaggatggcgtcgtagatgccaagggccttccattgctcgccgaagagtcgttccattcgaacgacccaggctgcccaggatgtggtcgtcgagggccaggagccctGGGGTTTAGCCGCATCCCatcgcgaccattcaaacccttgaagcAAGGGTGTTAGGCAGTGCTCCTGTAGAAGGTCGATGATAGTCGGCGGTATTGAagccttgaagagaggacccaggatttggtactgggtgctcatgtcgttttcaaaccggatggtcttgatcgagctccgatcaaaAATCTTCTGATGTTGgtcacattccctggaaagcttggagatgaaggatgCCATTGTGAGAAAGAAGCACGGAGTAGAAGGGTTGTCTGGGTTGGGGATTTAAAGACGAAGACTTGGAATAAGAGAAATGCACTAGAAATCAACGGCAGAGGATTCCAGGAAGTTTGAGAGCGTAAAAGTACAAATGAgggaatttcggtatttatagagttatggggggaagagcaatcgttcgaaattcaaaacaaagggcaaagTCAACCGAAGGAATtgttgatcatgatgaacatttgggaaatgcggttgagaagaccgaaggttagggttttgggggcGTATGATTGCGTGTGACGGCGAAATTAATGACGAAAGACGGTTCGACGCCCGCACGATGACAAGTGGGTTCACGGACTGAGGTagtggctcgcggattgagatagTGGTCATGATGGCAAGACGGTTCAGGCTGTcgcacgccttagacgtcattatGGAGGAATGGCCATGTTGGAGGACGCCACGTGGCGAGTGGGTTAGCAGGTTCAAGATCGTGCGATCatgctcaataaatgcgccttggaactcgggtatTAGGATCCTGAGgggtagattcgcttcttcaaggccgaaactcggccaAAGGTTTCAGGCCGgagacctcagaagcgagggggcaatgtttgggcccaaaataatagtttgggccgagggtaggatcactcTCGGCCCAGGAGGCCGAGCGGCAAAAGGACCATGGATCAGTCAACCCGTGGGAGTCCAAACCTAGGGCGGTTAGGACGAATCCTAGTGCAATggggagtctcgacgggatcgAATATCCAGGAAACTAATCCAGCTTagctaaggactaggttcatagTCCTAGTAGGTGTAGGACTGGTTGAGgtgatccggagagggaaacctagtccgagtaggatgtaaactcggactcaaggttcagtactataaataggggacgCTGTGCATCAGGAGAAGCCCctacaaaatcaatacaaaattgccctgcgcagactctcacaacttgagattttttctttttccttttttcgctgacacatcttccgttggcatcaacagcactgtggaagcaaccagtgatatcttaagtcggcatagatagctctgtcaccgtagagtcagtcAGTcttgcagtatcttccgttggcatcaacagcactgcggcaagaacgattgattacctatccaagtctcggtcgagaagggtttctgaatccttattggtcggggtcatctcattagccttctcggcgaagtgaggtgttacagttattataTTCGGCACGTcgaaagccgaattcggttcgtgaacttcgtaagaatagcagccttgtcttcaggctcgagaacctaagaggccgagacgtgttcctttctcggccgcaatcgcaagacgcagaagtcagtagcgcgacccaacgcaacatcatcaaatttactcctcggccgagctcggccgacgagttggcacgccccgcaatcaccgaaggacgtagttagcttagaaaatactcggcctgcgcgccacgtaggctttgtagtttctagggtcaacagtgGGTAATGTTCaagttggacaaaattaggGATTTGTCATCCATTTCTTCATTGAAAATGCCTTCAATATGGTGAATAGTCCCACCCAACCCGATTCTCTCATCAAATGAGGCCTTAAGAAAACTAATGGATATGTGGATTTGTTGGTTCAGAGGATTTTGTGGATAGTTTGGTTTGTGTAACCTGCGTCATAAGCGCATTATCAGTGAGAAGTATGGGATTTTCTTATGACTTAAAAATCTACTAAATCTTAAGTTGTCGAGTGGAATTTGATTCTACAAACCCGTCACGAAGTAGAACTGTTAGAGAAGTCATTGACATGCGTAACCATGAAATCATGATATTGGTAGCATTTTGGAACCGGAATTAATAGTGGTGATGGATCTCCATTCAAGTAAAACAGAACTTTTAATTACCATTGTATGATCATGTATACAATATACCACCAATGCTGAGGCACTTACTTAGTAGTTGTACTCTTTGACATGGGTCCTTTTCACCATAATATTGCTTACAGTTTGAACTCTATCTTGGTTTATGTTAACTATAGTTGAATCCTAAATGTTGTTAATTGTTAAGTATCGGTTTAAACAAACGGAAAACAACTGCTAGCCATAAGTTATGCAGTAAGTTTTGGAGTATGGAAATTAGTGGTCCACGGACTTGAATAGATTGTAGAGCATTAATAAGCTAATCCAAGGAAGTAAGAAAAATAGAGGCAGAGGGTGATCATGCTTTATAGATGATTTCCTGGTGGTGTGTGGGAATATCAGTACTGGATGTTTAAGGAAAATACTGTCTGTGTTTTGGAAGGTAGCTGTAGAGTTGTGTGGCAGCCAAACATCTTGTGTCTgcataaattacaataatattatGAAGAAAAACTAGGTATCACAACCATGAATAGAGTTGTGCCACGCACTTTTTGACTTTGTTGAACCATCTCAATACTTCACTTGCTTGAAAGTGCGCAATTTTCTGCTTCATTAGACTGTTGGCAAAACTGAAGACTAAGTGCATAACTACAACAGAACTCTTTTTCCATTTATGAGTCTACTCTGTCTATATACTCCTGGCTTTGGAGCTGAGACTTACGCACAGCATATTGGTAATACTGATCTGGTAGATAGAAATGGAAGTGGAAAGCCAACGTGGCTATGGCCAAACTTGATTATGATGTTCCAAATCGTACTGCATGAAATTACGATTAACATTTAATTTGTTGTGATCACTTGCTTTCATCAAACCTCATTCTTTATGTTTTCTAATTGGGGTCAAGAAGTCAACTAAGTGTAAGCCTTGTACCAGCTAGTTGGGGTAAAACAACATAAATCTTTATTGAACATTTGGTCTTACTGTAAACAGTTTCTATTAGATATGTCAATTCAAAAAGTTGATACTACAACCCTTACTAcaatgttattttatttgggAGAAACGTTAGTACAATGCTTGTGTTTCCCCCCTTATGGTATGTTTTAATTCCTTAATTTGCTGATACTTCTGATGTGATTTTTAAACAGTATAGCTATGTTTtgtactataaataaagaaacgAGACTTGGCAGAAAACAATATCAATGAATAGAGGAATAGACGAGACTCAATGCATGATTTGGTTAAAATTCACCAGCATTGTTACATGGTGATGATTGTATTAGTGCATACAGGTCTTGCAATTTATGATACGATGCAGTACATTCGGTCACCAATCAGTACCATTTGTTTGGGCCAAGCGGCATCAATGGCTTCTCTTCTCTTAGCTGCGGGCGCCAAGGGTGAGAGGCGGTCTCTCCCAAATGCTACAGTTATGATTCATCAGCCTTCAGGCGGGTACAGCGGACAGGCCAAAGATATGACAATTCACACGAAGCAGATTGTTCGTGTCTGGGATTCCCTTAATGCGTTGTACTCAAAGCATACGGGGCAACCAGTAGATATAATTGAGAAGAATATGGACAGGGATCATTTTATGACCCCAGAAGAGGCAAAGGCATTCGGAATCATTGATGAGGTGATTGATGAAAGACCGATGGCTCTGGTGACTGATGCTGTTGCCAATGATGGCAAAGAAAAGGATAAAAGTTCAAAGTAGGAGCAGACATCTAGGTCTCAGTCAGAAACCATCTCCCCTTTTTAGCTTGCTTTTTAACTTTCTCAGAATTATATTTCTCATGTTTCGGTCCGTCCCGGAAGTTAAAATGATTTGTTTCTCGCCTTGGCATTCATTTGGAATTCAGTATTTTCATCAAGAGCAGCATCACTATTAATCTTCAATTTTGGAGTGACGAGAAAAAGAATGTCAGAGAGTGCAGGGTAAACGCTCTTAACCAATTTGAAGTTGCATACTTTCTCATTGTTGAGTCTTTCTTCATCTTTGGCTCCTATTTCCTATTTCCATTGAATAAAAGTGAAACGGTATTTACATTTTAGATTTCTTGattaaatagaaagaaaaagacgGGAAGAgggaattaaaaaaagaaatggaAATCAATAAGGAGTCTTTGCCACGTACACAGACAGCACATAAAACCATCCCTCGGAGCGAGTCCTGACCAATCTCATCTtcctaaatttaaaatttttaaggaATAAAAAAGGTTTGGTGTGTTTTTGTCCCGAATACTAATATGTAAAAGAAAGTGAACccaagaataaaagaaaaatcggAAAAATACCGATACGTCCCGTTCCGATTCGGCAAAATTCCCATTGGTGCGCTCAACCCCGCAAAAAAGCTGAAAGCCCAAGCCCTCCTCCCTCTCGCAAAATTTACAATCTCTCACCCTTCGACCGCCTCAATTTCTCTCTACAATCTCTGTGTCTCTCACACACCAACACTCTCTCTCCTTCACTCCTTGGCTCGCTGGAATTGTGAATGCAGAGCCCAGCCGTCCGATGACCTAGTTCCTCCGGCGTCGGAGCATCCGCTGGCCGTCAACAACTGGCGACCAATCCAATTCCGAGCTCTGGGACTTTTATAGGGTTTTCATAGCTGCTTGTGCGATTCGATTGCGACGATTCAATTAGggtttttccttttgctttctaAGATTGCGGCGTCCACGCCATGGCTCCGGGGCGTAGACGCGGAGCGAGCAAGGCCAAGGATAAGAACAAGTTGAGTCTCGGCGATCTTGTCCTTGCTAAGGTCAAGGGCTTCCCCTATTGGCCCGCCAAGGTCTGCTTTTTCATTCCCTTCCCTTTGTTTCGTTTACGGATTCTGCTTCTTCGTCTTCGGCTGTGCATTTGTTCGGTTTTTCATTTCTGTTTATGTTTGTGGTTGTGTTTTGGGCTTtagggtttatatatatatgcttttgaTTTGCTTGTTGATTAGTGTGCTCTACTTGGATTTGACTTCTCGTAGTATGTAATTATTAACAAATTTTCCTAAGCTTTCGGACTCGTGTAGTTACTGAATGGGACTGAACATTGTGAGGCTTCTCAGAAATCATGTATATCTTGCCTTTAACTTTGCAATATTAAAAGGAATTGGATTGAACGTatattgtttttgcttttttttttcttggcgaATAAAATGTTATATTCATATGATGAATGTGTTGGTTTTTAAAATACAGTATCATGCTTTTTGCAGTATAAGTATGAGCACGAAATTGATGGACTATGTTTAATGTTGATAAGAGTAACTCAGTCAGATTTTAGTCTATGCGACAATCGGTTGGTATTTGAGGTAACTCTTGTGGGTTTGAATTTTCAGATTAGCAGGCCTGAAGATTGGAAGAAGGTCCCTGATCCAAAGAAATATTTTGTCCAATTTTTTGGAACGGAAGAGATGTAAGTTTGTACCATTTGATAATTTCAGATTTGTTCATGTATATTGGATAAAGTTTGTTTGTGAAATGTGTTACTTTTACATTGAAATACCTCTTGTGCATGGAGTTTTCATAACAAGAAATAAGACACTAATATATTGACAACCTAGGGTGTAGATCACAGAAAGGTGaaattgacaattttttttggaaCGGAAGAGATGTAAGTATATCTCATTTGTTAGTTTTGTATTAGTTTATGCAAGTGAATACAGTCTGCTGTCACATGTACGTTTAACCACCTGTTATTACCCGGGCttttatgatttaaaaaaacACTAATATATAAACAGCCTACAGTGTACATACCGCAAGGTGAAAAGGACAACTTAGTCTACCAATTGCATTTGCTGATTCATCCCTATCTAAGGCAAAATGTACTTCAAGATGCCATATGGAAACATTAAATGTATTGACCTTGGCATGTGCAGTTTGTTATATTTCCTCTCCTCTTTTTGTGTTTCAAAGGAAAACTAGAACACACTGAAAAGTTCAGTTATTGATTGTTAAATCTATTATTGCTTAGGACTGTCTTGTGACTTCTTGTGAATTCTTGTTCTACATTTGGTGGTACTTGTGGTTTTGATGTTATTCCTAGAAGCTTACAAGAACAAGATTGAAATTTCTGCCTgcatttcagtttgttttggtaGAGGAAAATTTAATTGGTTAGGATTTCAAAAGTTGTAATGTTGGATTTTGAATTAATAGTTTCTACTGGGGCAGAAAAAGGGCTAGTAAAATCTACTGATGCATTACCTAATGAAAATTTCAGGATGACATCTGAGGGAAATTATTTCCTACTTGATAACATTTTCACTAGTGAAATCTACATTTTGCACAAGTAAAAAGAATTAGTcagtttttttcccttttttctttctatcaATAAAATGTTATGGCAAGTGTCACATGTGGTCTCCTTTATAATCTTATACCCTTGTTCTCATTGAATTGAAAGTAAATATTAATTGGCTCACAAATCTGGTAAGTATAGAACTTGATTCTTAATCTAAAACTACATTGAATTGCGTATAGAAACAAAAAAGAACCAGTGGAACCGTTTAGACCAAATCTAGAGTCCACAATTCTTCCTTTAGTGGTTTTTTGATCTGCTCAGTTTCTACTTcatctgtttgtttgttttttgctctGCTGGTTAAACTGACTGCTACTGATATGTTATTCTTGTTGTTTTCCCCACTCCACAGAGCTTTTGTTGCCCCTGCAGATATTCAGGCATTCACTAGTGAGGCAAAAAGCAAATTATTAGGTCGTTGTCATGCTAAAACAAAGTATTTTTCCCAAGCTGTGAAGGACATATGTCAGGCATTTGACGAGTTACACAAAAAGAGGTCAAATGATTTGAGGGATGATACTGATAGATCAGACACCGGATGTGAGGCTCCATCTGGTGATGGCATAGAAGATAATGGGATTGATGTTGACTTAAAGGATGGGGAGGGTCTACAGGATTCCAATGGACAAACAGACAAGGAAGAAGGCATAGGTGATATTGGCCCTAAGCTGGAACGCTGTTCACAGGCACGAGGTGAAAATGACAATGACGATGGAAACCCATCTACCTCATGTGGAGCAAAGGAGAGTTCTCCAGTATTTTCTCCTGAGAGAAAAAATAAAACGGCTGCAGTTCCACCGCCTAAAAAAGAGGCATTAAAGAAATCTAAGCCAGAGAATTCTTCTCATCCCAAGGAAGAAGTTTCTGGTAGTAAGCGTGAACAAGATGATCGCACAAAGAAACGCAGTGATGGACAGAGGTCTGTAGCAAATGGCCACAAGATGACGAAGATGGTTACTGGATCAAAGAGGAAGCATGGTGGCACGGTTGAGGAACAAAAAAATCATTCTGCTGTTACATCGTCGAAGGATGATAACTCAATTGGTCGTGTTGATCACCCACAATCTGGTGATCGATTAAAAGATGGAACAAAGGGCGCACTTGGCTCTGGTGGCAGGAAGAGGGAGTTCTCCCCAGATGCTCTAAAATCAGATACTGGTGGTAAGGTTGGGAAAAAGACAAAAGATCTTTTTAAAGCCAACAAGCAAgtcaagttgccaaataatgtGATAGATGATTATGAGGAGCATGCCAAAGACAAACATTCAGGAAGGACAAAGGGGGTTCAACCAGGGCTTGGAAAGCCTAACTTGGGAACAAATGATCCTTCACATTGTTCCAAAAAGTCAAAACATGTAGATGCTGGGGATAGTGCTTCAAGGGGTTCGGTCTCTAAAACTACGAAGAGCCTGTCTCCTAGTTCTGATGTTGATGACAAGACATTAAAAATAATGGATTCAAATTTGTCAACTTCTCGTGTGAAAAGAGAGAACCATCTAGTTTCCATGTCCAAAAATGTTGTTGGTGGACCCAACGGTCCTGGTGATGAAGCTGTGCTACCCCTAACAAAGAGGCACCGTCGAGCATTGGAGGCTATGCCTGATTCTGATACTTTGGTTAGTGACGATAAGAAGGAAGAGGATCCCACTCTGAAGAATGATATGTCATGCTCTACTGACGTCAGAGTTCCTACACAGAGGAAGCGGAGAGCTGTGTGCCTCtatgatgaggaggaggaggaggaaaaaCCCAAAACACCAGTTCATGGAGGATCTTCCCGAAATATTAAGGCGTCTTCACACTCTTCAGACGCTGTAAAGAGCAATAATGAAAATCATGAGAGGTCAGATACTGCTCAACAGAGTACCCAATGTCCTACTGAATTTCCGATGAGCTTCACAAAGGAATCATCTTCCCAGTTATATGATGGTTTTCCATCACCTAGAAAACCTCAAGCGGATGAGGAGAAGCTGGAAAAGAAACCTCAAATTGAGAAAAAGAGTCTTGAAAAGGTGGTGCATGTGTATCACAGTCCAAAAAAATCAGAACCTGGGCATTTGCTGTCCAAGGAGGAAAAACCAACCTTGATTTCTCCTAAGAAGTCTCCCCATTTGGTTTCAACCACTAAACCAGTTGTGGAACAGCAGAAACCCACAAAATCTCTGGTTAAAGTCTCTAGTACTGGTACTCAAAAGAAGGCTCAGGCTGTTTCTAGCAAGGGTTCAGGTTTATTGTCTAACAGTTCGGTTTCTTCTCATAATCAGGCAAGAAACAAGTCTGCACCTTCTGGAGAAAAGTCTAAACCTACTACACAATCATTCCCTCAGATCATTGACTCCGCTATTTTAACAGAAAATGAAACCGAGTACATTTCATTATCTGGTGAAAGGTATCCATGCTCTTCCTTCTTAATTGTTTGCATAGTTGCTATTTGCGTTTTCTAATGTTTGAtgatttgtttctgttttcctAATAACAGAATGGAAGTTGGCAGAGAAGAAAAAATAGGCATATCCATGGGTTCTAGAACTCCGGAATCATCTCAGTCTATGAGGCATCTTATTGCAGTTGCACAAGCAAAAAGGAAACAAGCTCAGTCGCAAAATTTTTTCCTTGGATTTTCCAGTTCTACTCTTGTGTCTAACTCAGATATGCAAGGGAGGAGCCCCAGCCCTTCTGCAGTTCAGGGTTTTTTGTCCATTTCTAGCACTGCATTGCAGGCAGATATCCCGGGGTCCAACCAACTCACAAATGTAGCTTCCCCGGTTACTCATGGTCGACATTGTGTATCACAAATTCAACTTGATTTGGAGGAAATCTCGGAAAGAAGAGTTAGTTCTGGGCATCGAACTGCTGGAGGATCACTTAGTGGTGGTACCGAGGCAGCTGTTGCTCGTGATGCTTTTGAGGGAATGATAGAGACTTTGTCTAGGACTAAAGAAAGTATTAGTCGTGCAACTCGTCTTGCCATTGATTGTGCCAAGTATGGTATTGCCAATGAGGTAGGCTCTTTGCTCGTTCTCGTTTCTTTTAGCTTTTATTCGttttattcttttcaaagaTGGTTACAATTTCATTGATACAATATTTTCCTTTATATTTCATTCATCACTTTATGAGTTTTTCAATACCTTATATTAATTTGAAAGCATTTCCTTATGTTTGGTGGATGTCATGTTTATAATTTGTAATATATGTTCATTACATGTGTCAGACTGTTAGTGTACATTTATATGTTAataaaaggggtgtgctatccacacacccttttttacttctcacacacccctttttaatttctgttcgttgatcttcttcaattcatccaatccgacggccgaaaaccaaaaaggtgtgggagaagtaaaaaggggtgtgaggatatcacatccctaaaAAAATAAGCTAAAAAATAGTCCTGTAGtgaaaatgttgattttctATACTAACAACCATTCAAAAAAATAAGCTAAAAAATAGTCCTGTGGtgaaaatgttgattttctATACTAACAACCATTCATCTTGAGTCTGCAAATGTTTTAAGACCATAAAAGTTGAAAGATCAGATGGGTGAGAGTTAGGCCGAGTGAAAAAATCTTTCTAGTTTGGGTTTTAAATCTTGTAAACTTTGTAAGTTTTCATTTCACCCAGAGCCATTACTCAGGTGCGTTTGAGTTTTAAATCCCTTGTCCACACCTACCATAACCAATTAACAGTTGTCCTTCCTGTTCTACAATTATATCTTACGTTTGAGAAAAAGAAAGCTTCAAATAGCAGCTTCCTTTGGGTTGCGAATCTAGATTTTGTAATGTGTGTGAAGTTTGCAAATGAAGTTGGGTGATTATTTAAAATTGC
It encodes the following:
- the LOC103423703 gene encoding ATP-dependent Clp protease proteolytic subunit 2, mitochondrial; this encodes MRGLISKAKLLASSRPWRPSLRSYSLIPMVIEHSSRGERAYDIFSRLLKERIICINGPIDDDTSHVVVAQLLYLESENPSKPIHMYLNSPGGHVTAGLAIYDTMQYIRSPISTICLGQAASMASLLLAAGAKGERRSLPNATVMIHQPSGGYSGQAKDMTIHTKQIVRVWDSLNALYSKHTGQPVDIIEKNMDRDHFMTPEEAKAFGIIDEVIDERPMALVTDAVANDGKEKDKSSK
- the LOC103451459 gene encoding ENHANCER OF AG-4 protein 2, with amino-acid sequence MAPGRRRGASKAKDKNKLSLGDLVLAKVKGFPYWPAKISRPEDWKKVPDPKKYFVQFFGTEEIAFVAPADIQAFTSEAKSKLLGRCHAKTKYFSQAVKDICQAFDELHKKRSNDLRDDTDRSDTGCEAPSGDGIEDNGIDVDLKDGEGLQDSNGQTDKEEGIGDIGPKLERCSQARGENDNDDGNPSTSCGAKESSPVFSPERKNKTAAVPPPKKEALKKSKPENSSHPKEEVSGSKREQDDRTKKRSDGQRSVANGHKMTKMVTGSKRKHGGTVEEQKNHSAVTSSKDDNSIGRVDHPQSGDRLKDGTKGALGSGGRKREFSPDALKSDTGGKVGKKTKDLFKANKQVKLPNNVIDDYEEHAKDKHSGRTKGVQPGLGKPNLGTNDPSHCSKKSKHVDAGDSASRGSVSKTTKSLSPSSDVDDKTLKIMDSNLSTSRVKRENHLVSMSKNVVGGPNGPGDEAVLPLTKRHRRALEAMPDSDTLVSDDKKEEDPTLKNDMSCSTDVRVPTQRKRRAVCLYDEEEEEEKPKTPVHGGSSRNIKASSHSSDAVKSNNENHERSDTAQQSTQCPTEFPMSFTKESSSQLYDGFPSPRKPQADEEKLEKKPQIEKKSLEKVVHVYHSPKKSEPGHLLSKEEKPTLISPKKSPHLVSTTKPVVEQQKPTKSLVKVSSTGTQKKAQAVSSKGSGLLSNSSVSSHNQARNKSAPSGEKSKPTTQSFPQIIDSAILTENETEYISLSGERMEVGREEKIGISMGSRTPESSQSMRHLIAVAQAKRKQAQSQNFFLGFSSSTLVSNSDMQGRSPSPSAVQGFLSISSTALQADIPGSNQLTNVASPVTHGRHCVSQIQLDLEEISERRVSSGHRTAGGSLSGGTEAAVARDAFEGMIETLSRTKESISRATRLAIDCAKYGIANEVVELLIRKLESEPSFHRKVDLFFLVDSITQISHNQKGIAGASYVPTVQAALPRLLGAAAPPGSGARDNRRQCLKVLRLWIERKIFPESVLRRYMDDIGVSNDDTIAGFSFRRPSRAERAIDDPIREMEGMFVDEYGSNATFQLPGFLSSHAFEDDEEEEELPSCSYKETSHSSPMETTHASGESETCAVTPNDRPETCAVTPNDRRHCILEDVDGELEMEDVSGHPKDERPLFGNGSFELDPQQQGSDRVMEPASIACTDLPPVPDGSPPLPLDSPPATPPLPPSPPPPPPPLPLSPSPPPPPPPPLPSQPPPPLPSSGHQPLLIPQSSIPTQASLLSQQMLPLQSSMHPSPQVAYQPPTPHEYCSTSGNQHVQIAGNASHVGPIDATAKSEMFPQQQACFVPAGVCGPREPSGFNSTRPLEHGHNDMFLSAQVSQASQQFQQVITPFPQRPLPPAPPQNPSSHFSYTKQHPHQHPQQPYHGPYSLPPPPDSQRRFVADEQRGVWINGGRPPHPGPPFGHEGYFRPPPDRPQPNNMAFQRSAPNNVPTGAPISGHGASQILPCRPDIPAVNCWRPA